The DNA segment GATATGTTTTGTTGAATAGTTTGAAAATCGTTATTATTTAAGGTGCCATTGGCATTTGCATTAATAGTCGCATTTGGCACATTATCACTTGCAAACATACCTAAAATATCATTTAATTGTTTATAAGTAATATCTTGAGGATTAGTAACAACACCTGTGGTAGTCCCATTTGCTTCATTGTATTGGGAATGAGTTATAGGAAAGTTTATAGTTTGACCAGCATTATTAGTATAACTTACTGTAGAAGTTTCCAAATTTATATTTACATTATAAGTCCTGCCACTTTTAGAAGTAATATTCATTTGAAGCTCTTGTCCTGCCATGCTTCCATTAGCATTAGCTATTACTTCGCTTAATTTTGTCTCATCGCTTGCATATTGGCTTGTTCCTCTAATAACTTGAGAAACATTTCCAAAGACTTTATTGCCATCTTTTTCAAAAGCTACATCAAAATCTTTTCCATTAGTTTTATTACCATTAACATCACTTTTTATAAAATCTGTTTGATGGATATTTAATTGAAAATTTTGATTACCAATAGTTATATTTACGGGATTAGTGATATTATTCAAATTTCCATTAGGAGCAGCTTGTCGCATTATCTCATTAGCAAGTCGATCTTGATCCCATCCAGCTGCTCTAGCCGCATCTTGTAACTGTTGAAGTTGTGCTTTGTCTGTCACTTGCGGGGTTAAAGCAACAGCGTGAAAATCTAAAGAACTATTTCCTTCTTTTAAATTCTTAATCTCGATCTGACCGCTATCATTTATAGTAACATCTACAAGTTTATTTGCATCTGTATTACCATAAAGTTTACCTATATTTTCTAAAACATCACCGATTTTATCTTCAGGACCTATGTTTAGAGTAGCTTTAAAACTTGTTCCATCAGGTTTTACACCTTGAACATACATAGAAGATTTTGGAAAAGGAAGTTTGGTGCTCTCGTATTCAAAATCCTTGTCTATATCAAGCTTACCACCTGCGACATAATTTTGACCTATAAGATGAGAAAATTTAGAATCTCCATTTAAATACTTCTTATCGCTAGGACTATTTTTTACATCATATCTATTATCTATCAAAGAAACATTAGTAGAAATAACTTTTTTTATATTGCTATCTGGTTTAAAAAACAAATCCCAACCAGGTACATTATAAGGTATTTCAGTCCCTGAACCGCTTACGACAAAGATATTATCTTTATTTCCGCTATAATTTCCATTTTTATCAAAAGGTCTTATAGCCGTGTTTGAACCTGCAAAAAGATACTGCCCATTAACACTAGTATTTGCGATATTAACTATAG comes from the Campylobacter insulaenigrae NCTC 12927 genome and includes:
- the flgL gene encoding flagellar hook-associated protein FlgL gives rise to the protein MRISNQYNFYTSIQGYTDGQAMLNKYNLQLQTGQQIQHSFENANTYINGSRLEYELANINQIIQGTQSAQEIAKNTDTALKNITELLEKFKVLLTKAASDGNDQTSREAIAKELKLVKESIVNIANTSVNGQYLFAGSNTAIRPFDKNGNYSGNKDNIFVVSGSGTEIPYNVPGWDLFFKPDSNIKKVISTNVSLIDNRYDVKNSPSDKKYLNGDSKFSHLIGQNYVAGGKLDIDKDFEYESTKLPFPKSSMYVQGVKPDGTSFKATLNIGPEDKIGDVLENIGKLYGNTDANKLVDVTINDSGQIEIKNLKEGNSSLDFHAVALTPQVTDKAQLQQLQDAARAAGWDQDRLANEIMRQAAPNGNLNNITNPVNITIGNQNFQLNIHQTDFIKSDVNGNKTNGKDFDVAFEKDGNKVFGNVSQVIRGTSQYASDETKLSEVIANANGSMAGQELQMNITSKSGRTYNVNINLETSTVSYTNNAGQTINFPITHSQYNEANGTTTGVVTNPQDITYKQLNDILGMFASDNVPNATINANANGTLNNNDFQTIQQNISNSKDFVEVSMDYKGRISISDKFSTNTNIGLTMKDTNSNANFPPSNPPGQVRPGSSFTFSANNSLTIDDPNVDLVKDLDEMIDAVLNGTMRADSEGKDPRNTGLQGALARIDHLQEHVRKTHTTIGAYTNSIEETNKRMTFLNVNVSTIKSGVTDADYGETYMQFMQSMVSYQAMLSATAKISQMSLLNYM